The sequence below is a genomic window from Microbulbifer hydrolyticus.
GCCAGTCATCCTGAGGACTCTCACGACTCAGGAATACATTGTCATCATACTGCAGCTCTACATTAACCGTGCTGGTCAGCTCCGCGTTTGCCGGAAGATCAATTGTCACGGCATGTGCGACTTGCCCTATAGTGACCAAGCTACTCACTAAAGTAGCCCGAGCCCAAAGCGGGCTCTTTCTTTTATCGCGAATTTCGCACATTGCGACACCGACTGCTGAATTCATATCTATCTACCGCGCTCATTAAGACTGGTCATTGAGGCTAGAATTGACGGCTAATAAGCGTTCTTATGATAAAAGCCTCGATAGATGGTTAGAAAGATGATTCTAAGATCGAGCAGGATCGACCAACGACGAATGTATTCCAAGTCGTACTCAACACGCCGGCTCATCTTGTCCAGCGTATCCGTCTCGCCTCTAAAGCCCTTTATTTGAGCGAGGCCGGTAATGCCGGGTTTTACTTTATGACGAAGCATGTAGCCATTGACACGACTGCGATATTCCTCATTGTGAGCAACAGCATGCGGCCTTGGCCCGACAATCGACATTGTTCCCTGAAGTACATTGAAAAACTGTGGCAATTCATCCAATGACGTACGACGCAACACCCTACCCACCGAAGTGATTCTTTGATCGCCTTCCTTGGCTTGCTCAACTTTATCGCCATCATCCATGGCAGTCATACTGCGGAACTTCCAAACATAGATAGTTTGCCCATCAAGCCCGTAGCGCCGCTGTTTAAAGATAACTGGTCCCGGCGAAGAGAATTTCACTGCCGCTGCCACAAGTAGCAGGACAGGCGATATTAAAGCCAGAATGATTGTTGCCAGGACCAAGTCCTCGAGGCGTTTCAGCCAGCCATCAAAACCCTGGATTGGCGTATCGAATACACTAAGAAGACTGCTACTTCCAACCTGATGCCAGCGCGCATGCAGCATTTTTGCCACAAAGAAATTCGGAAGAATGTGTACTGTCGCTGTAGTATCAGAGAACTTATCCAAAGTTTCGCTAATGACATCTTCAGCGCGCATTGGCAATGCGATAAAGACCACATCAAGTTTGCCTGAGCGGCCTTTTTCAACGGCGTCATCGACCGAACCAAGGATCGGAAACCTGGACGTATCACCGATACAAGAGATACGGTCCTTAAATTCAGGGACTTCGTAGAACCCATCTACGTGAATACCCAACTGAGGGTTTGCTGCGAGGTCCTTGGCGAGCTTATAACCGGAGTCTGTGCAGCCGATAATGACCGCTCGTCGCGTATTGCGACCATGCAGGCGAATGGAGAAAAGGAACTGGCGAAGACAAAAGCGCCAAAATGCCAGGCCAAAAAAGGTAAATACCAACCAGGCGGCCGCAGCTGGTCGCATATAGTCTGCCGCAAACGCATTGAACGAAAAGGCAAGTAATATAAGAAAAATACATACGGCGACCCAGGCCACCGCCACAGTGCCAAGAATTCGCTTGAAGGTCTCACCGCGCCACGACCGATAAAGCTCAACAGATTCAGCAATAAATGCAAAACTGATTGCGGCCAGCAGGCCGGCAATAATCCAGTCTTTTCCCGGTGTTACTTCAAAGTGTGCGAGACTGGCGTAAAGAACGCCCTGAATAAGTAAAACGTCGAACAACCGATAAAGTGCGGTTATTCCGCCCCGACGACTGCGGATCCATCCTTGTTCCACAATTACCCCTCCATTAGGTAATGGCTTAACTAGCCCGAAACTATTCCCTGTAGTACTCCACAACGGTAATGACACCGATGCCGCTGGGCCGAAGCTCAAAAACTTCACCGAACTCTTGTTACACCCCTACAACCACGACGTCGGCTATGACAATGCATATACCGGGCCGATTTTCCTTAAAATCGAGGGAACTTCTGCAACAGGAATGAACGCACGGCTAGCTCATACCAGCGGCAATGATTATCCGCCCAAAATGTGATGTAACTCAACTATTTATGGCGCGGACCTCTACCAGAGCACTAAAAGAGTGAATTATGGCGGAAATTTCAACCTGCACGCCGTGTGAATTTTCCGCAGAGGGATAAGCATGCCAATCTCATGCCAAAGCTTCTTCATAGCACGAAATCTTTATGTGCACTGCGCACAGTTTTCTAAATCGGCGGCCTTAATGTATTTTTTTTGTGCGCCAGTTCGCGGTATTTTCCTGTTGACATTATTTTCAGCGCTGCCATATTAGTGCCTGTTCGCCGCAGTCTTTGCGGCAAGGGAACCAATTTTTCTATTTCGGGGGACATGGAATGTCTAAAGTCAGCAGAGTTGACCATATTGCCTATGCGGTTGCGGAAGGAATGATCGAAAAGTGGGCTTGGTACCATATTGAAGTTGAGGGTGGCAAACTCACCAAACGCGTCGACGACGTACGCCCGGATGACCCGGATAGCAGTATGAAGCTCTGGTGCATCGACTTCGAGTCCTTTGGAGTTGTGCTGGTTGAAGGCATAGATCGCAACAAGAAAAGCCAGGTCACCGCTTTCTCCGATCGTCACGGTGACCACAGTGTTCAGCACATCGCTTTTGACACAGAAAACCTTGAGCAGTTCGTATCCCACGCAATCTCAAATGGCGTTAACTTACGCGGCAAGCAACTCGTAAGTAATGACGGTTTTGGTGATCTCAAGCAGCTGTTCGGCAAGGGATACGCAAAACAGAACGCTGCGGAAATGTCATTTCCCGAATATGTCGAGCGCCCAAAGCAAGGCGCCAGCATGAGCACCAGTGTCCCGCAGAACACCGGCAAGAATTTTTATCAGCGTATCGAACATGCGCGCAATACCGGTGATACATCAACGCTTCTCGATTTCTCACGGATGCCCACTGATTGGGAACCGGAGGTGGCGTCAGAAAATGCGGCCAACCGCGCACCCCACCCTAGCAACCAAGGTGAAACCATTCCGGCGTAGCCGTTTTGTTTCTTCACGATGCCAAGCAACAAAAATCTCTCGGTTTCCGCATGACGCCAAATGGCGCGCTGCGGGCTTGGTCACGGCGAATTTCGCTTGAATCCAACCTAGCGTGTTTCAGTAATGCCTATCGACAAGCTCAACGCGGCAACTAAACCTTTGGATAGTGCGGATCGATTGATTGACTCCGCCGCCAGGGTCGCGACCGATAAATTTGGTACAAAAAACAGAGCAATCCCTGTAATCAGGCAGATAGAGCTCAACGCAGAAAACAATCCGGATGATGTAGCGCTTGTTTTCCGGGGACAGCGCACATCATACGAAGCGGTAATCAGCTCCGCGAGGCGGATCGCAAGTGGCTTAAAGCAACTCGGTGTGGAGCCCCATAATCGTGTCGCTGTGCTGATGCACCCTTGTCCAGATCTGATTTTTTGCTTGCTTGGCATCCACATGCTTGGAGCCACCTATGTTCCGATAGATCCAGGGTTTCCGCGAGCGAGAATTGAAATGATTCTAGAGGATATCGAGCCCGCCGCGGTAATATGTAGTCACGCAGATTTATCTGGGTTAAACGATAAGCTTTCATTGGAGCATTCAGGGAAGATTTACTCATGCAAGGCCCTCGATGAGATTGGAGAAAGATCGCTGGAGGGCTTCAAAGCGCACCCAATTACGCTAGATGATGAATCGCATATTTTCTTTACTTCGG
It includes:
- a CDS encoding undecaprenyl-phosphate glucose phosphotransferase, with translation MEQGWIRSRRGGITALYRLFDVLLIQGVLYASLAHFEVTPGKDWIIAGLLAAISFAFIAESVELYRSWRGETFKRILGTVAVAWVAVCIFLILLAFSFNAFAADYMRPAAAAWLVFTFFGLAFWRFCLRQFLFSIRLHGRNTRRAVIIGCTDSGYKLAKDLAANPQLGIHVDGFYEVPEFKDRISCIGDTSRFPILGSVDDAVEKGRSGKLDVVFIALPMRAEDVISETLDKFSDTTATVHILPNFFVAKMLHARWHQVGSSSLLSVFDTPIQGFDGWLKRLEDLVLATIILALISPVLLLVAAAVKFSSPGPVIFKQRRYGLDGQTIYVWKFRSMTAMDDGDKVEQAKEGDQRITSVGRVLRRTSLDELPQFFNVLQGTMSIVGPRPHAVAHNEEYRSRVNGYMLRHKVKPGITGLAQIKGFRGETDTLDKMSRRVEYDLEYIRRWSILLDLRIIFLTIYRGFYHKNAY